The following is a genomic window from Spirochaetota bacterium.
CGGAGGGCGAGGCGTCGCACCATGTGCATGCTTGGCATGCTATAATCTTTTACAGGCAATTAACAGCGCTAATGAGTTTGATGCGATGATACGTAATAATAATAATATACATATATCTAACAACAGTTGGGGACCTCCGGATTATACTGGTCAACTAATTCCAGCGGACTCATCCTGGTTAGCTGGTATTGCCGAGGGTCTGGGAACAGGCAGGGATGGCAAGGGCATCATCTATCTATGGGCAGCGGGGAATGGCGGCAAACCCACCAGCTCACCCAGCAATGAAATTGACAACTCAAATTATGATGGATATGCCAATTCCTATGGTGTAATGGCAATTGGCGCCTTGGCAGATAATGGAGAAAGGGCCTATTATTCTGAAAAGGGAGCCAATCTATGGGTATGCACCTACTCAAGCGGAGGCGCCTCCGGTATAACCACAACTGATATTACTGGAGAAGAGGGTTATGATCCAGGCGATTATACTGACACATTTGGCGGCACTTCATCGGCTACTCCACTTGCTGCGGGTGTAGTAGCGCTCATGTTAAATACAAATCCTAACCTTTCCTGGAGAGATGTAAGGCTTATCCTTGCTAAAACCGCTAAAAAGGTAGATGCCAGTGACACCGACTGGACAACAAATGGAGGGGGTTATAATATAAACCACAAATATGGATTTGGAGGTATAGATGCTGAAGCTGCTGTTAATATGACAAAATCATGGACCAATATCCCAGACCAGTCAACCTATTCAACCCCTTCTAAAAGTGTCAACATAACAATCCCAGATAATAACTCAACTGGCATATCGGATACCATTTCAATATCCTCAGGGATTGACTTTATAAAAATTGAATATGTATCAATTGAAGTTACTATAGACCACTCCTATTCAGGGGATTTAGAAATAATTCTAACCTCTCCGTCAGGAACCGATAGCGTGTTATCCGAAAAGCATATATGTTATGAAATATCAGATCAGTCAGCGACACAGACACGATGCAGCTATTTTAATGATGCCGCTTCCTTTACATTTGGCTCTGCGCGTCACCTAGATGAATCTCCTATTGGCGTCTGGACATTAAATATAAAGGATTTGCAACAAGCGGACACAGGAAGTCTAATAGATTGGAGCATGAAATTCTACGGGAGGGAATAATGAAGGTTTCTATTAATTCTACAACAATTCTTATATGTATATATTTATACTTGGTTCTATCTAATGCTCCTCTGTTCTCACAGAAAAAGGATTATAAAAAAGGTAACAGTAAATGTTGCACCGAGGTTATCTGGCATGATGGGAAAATAAAGAGAAGATTGAAAATTTTGCCAAGTTTAATAGCGGAATTTATCAATGACACAAACCAGAGGAATAACATAAGTAATTCAGATGCAAATGCAAAGATTGTATATAGCAAGGCTGGCGTTAATCTCTGGGAAATCACACATAAGAAAATGAAAGATACACTTAAGAAGGGGAGAATTCCATCAAACTTGAATGGTAATTATTCACCTGTATTTAGAGATTCTTCTGGTCAAAGAAGAGCCTTGCCTGGTAATATAATAGTTTTTATGGAACAGCGTTGGGATCGTAAAAGGGTGAATCGTTGGGCAGAATCTAATAAACTTAAAATAATTAAACGTATCTCTTCTCATCATAACGCATATATCATCGAAACACCCCCAGGGATGGCTAGCCTGGATATCTCAAATAATCTAAGAGATGCAAGAGGGGTTGCTTCGGTTTATCCAAATTGGTGGAAAGAAGTCTCTCCTCGTTAATTTCTGTCTATATTGAACGATAGCTGACCTTCTTGTTCAATTGTAATCATAGCTAAATTGCAACTTAATCTAATGAGATACACTTACTCGCATTTCTATAAATTCTTAAACCATCCCTCACCTCTTTGATAAATTATACAATACCTTACTTATTTTTGAATATGCTTAATAATAACTGCATCTATCATTATACTTTTTTATGTTGACTTTTGTATTATTTTGTAGAAAATTCCAACGAATTATTCCTTGGTCGATATTGAGGGCGTGGGGAGATTTTTATAATTATATAAAATTCAGATTTTCTTGAATTATTTTCAGATAAAGGCGAGATTGATATGATAGGGATGGAATTACCTGAAAAGATGTTACAACTCAAAGCTAATATGCAGAGCATTGCAAAGGATTTGTTCAGACCTATAGCTATAAAATATGATGAAGCAGAGCATGAATACCCTAAAGAGCTGGAAGTGTTACGTAGAACCCAATCTAGGGTAAGGCGTCCCCAAAAGAAGGATAATGAAAAGGAGAAGGGGGATAGACCTAAAGAAGAAGGTTTAGGCAGGCGTATGAGAGAAGCAATCTCCATTGAAGAGCTAGCATGGGGAGATGTTGGGTTGATGATGTCCATACCAAACGCAGCACCGGGTAATCCAGCCCTTATTGCCTTAGCCTCGGATAAACAGTTAGAGAGGTTTGGGAATAAATGGACGGCCTTTTCTATTACTGAGCCTGGCACTGGATCTGATTCAGGCTCGATCAGCACCACAGCAAAGCTCGATGGTGATGAATGGGTATTGAATGGGGAAAAAATTTTTGTCACAGCCGCTGATCGCTGCGATAATGCAATTATTTGGGCAACTGTTGATAGTAAAGCAGGGAAAGCTGGTGTGAAATCCTTTGTAATTGAGAAGGGAACCCCCGGATTTGAACTGGCTAAGCTGGAAAAGAAGATGGGACTGAGGGCATCGGATACAGGCAGCTTTACACTCACTGACTGCAGAATCCCAAGGGATAATATCCTTGGCAGCGCTGAGGTAAAAAAAAGATCCACTGAAGGATTTAAGGGAGTTATGAAGTCCTTTGATAATGTCAGACCTGCAGTAGGGATCATGGCAACGGGAATATCAAGAGCCGCTGTAGATTTTACTAGAGAGAAAATGGAAGAGAATGGATTTGTTTTGGATTATAGCAAAAATGTTAACAATGTATCGAGCAAAGAGAAGGAATTTTATCTAATGGAAGCCACTGTAGACGTCATGCGGCTTTTATCCTGGAGAGCATTTTGGATGGCTGATAATGGGATGCCCAACAGCCTTGAGGCATCGATGTGCAAGGCAAAGGGCGGTCGCTCTGCCACAATAATCACTCAGAAATGCTGTGAAATCATTGGGCCCCTTGCTTTTTCTCAAAATGAACTAGCTGAGAAATGGATGCGTGACGCTAAGGTGTTGGACATATTCGAGGGGACAGGACAGATACAGCACCTTATAATTGCAAGACATATCTTGGGATTATCGAGTAATGAATTAATATAATGCATCCGTTAAACGACGCGTATTGCGTCTAAAGTAGACTATTCACTAAGGAGTAAGAAATCAGTATTTTTATAACACATATGCAAAAAATAATTATGTTAATTAAAAAATATACACTGCCCACTGTTCTTATTCTTTTGTTCGTTGTTGATCTCTATGCAGATACACTTGACAGTACGCTGAAGCAGGATTTTACTGCCCAACAGACTATCAAGATTCGTTTTGAAGTTAATAAGAGATTATACTCATTTAAAGCTGGAAGATTTAGATTAGAGAAGATCAAAAAAAACAGGGATAAAATAAATAGGATTACTCAAAGAATAATACCCTGGGCCATAATGGAACATCTTGAACCTGCTGAGGTTGCACGTATTATTGTTTATATGTATCATGCTGATGAGGCAGGTGCCTCCTTCCAGGATGCGGAAGATCTGATCCCGCTAATAGCACAAAGGGATATCCCTCTTAAAGATTTTATACTGATGGTACAATATAACCGTGAGACAAAAAAAGCGCAAATACCTGAGGAGATTCGCCAATCTTTTCTGGGTAAGACGGTATTATTGAAATGGGATGGGGTATCAACGCTTACAGGGGGGCGAGGGCTTGTGCTCGCTCGCAACTCAAAATTAAATATAAATAAGACTGCTTCATTATTGCTAAAAAGACTCCCTCCAAATGGAGCTAAAATCAGTTCTGAAAATCTGGTATCGATTATTGAAGATATTATTGGTCAATCGGTGAAGGAAAAGAAATCTCAGGAAATAATGCATAACCTATCCAAGGCTCACAATGTTGTGAACTCTCAGGTAAGTTCACCTAAAATGTTGAAGGATATTATTGATCATACATATCATGCAGAACACAACATCCAGCATATCAGCAATATCAGCATCCCTAATGATCCCAAGGTCAATAAAAAAATTGACCGGGAAAAGGGGATAATACCTGAATTAGAAGATAAGTACTCCAAACCGTCTTATAAGAACTGGAAAATTCTAAACAGAAAAAAATTATATCAAACGATAAAGCCCTGGATAGGAACACCATATAAATTCGGCGAGAAGAAGGGGAGGGGTGGTATTGATTGCTCAGGATTCACGAGGATCATTCTTATTGATAAAAAAATTGGGGTACCGTCGGATAAAATTCCTCATGGCACGGCAAAACAATCACGATCAGGCGTATTAGTAAAGAGAAAAAGCTTGAGGGAGGGGGATCTGGTCTTTTTTTCTGCATCACCAAATAGATCAAAGATTACTCATGTGGGGCTTGTGACATCGGCAAAGACCTTCTCACACGCTTCCTCTAGCAGGGGAGTGATAAACGATAATCTCAGTGCGAAGTGGTGGAGAAAAAGGTTTGTCAAAGGACGACGTCTATTCATAGAAGTTGCTGATTAAATTACCCTCTTTCTCTATAAAATCTAAGTCAATTAACACCCTTTAACGCGATGATTTTTATATTTTATTCCAAGGTGTAACCTCTAATAAGGGATTATAACCTGAAGTTTGACATCGATGGATTTATACCTCTGCTGAAAGCAGCGGTCTTTAAAACTCTAATGAATAGAAGGAGGATGAATATATGAGCAACGATGCTGAACTTTCACCCGGTAATATCATGCAAATGGCATGGTCCTTTCATAGAAGCAGAATACTGCTTACAGCATACGAGTTGGACCTATTTACAACCTTAGGCGAAAGCAGTAAATCCGCAAAAGACGTTGCAGATTCAATTGGGACAGATGAGCGAGCTACTGAGCGCTTGATGAATGCCTTATGCGCAATAGGCATGCTAAATAAAAATGAATCGATGTTCTCGAACACGCCCGAAAGCTCACAGTTTCTTGTTAAAGGGAAAAAAAGCTACATAAATGGATTGATGCATACCACACACCTCTGGGACGCATGGGGCACCCTCACCGAGGCTGTGCGCAATGGCACATCAGTTATAGCTCAGCATATCAATGATAGGGGTGAGGA
Proteins encoded in this region:
- a CDS encoding S8 family serine peptidase — translated: MNPIVNKKLIIISIGFVIHLIPFTGCDKDDNDPDFPYWLINPQTCICSDDSSQDDPLYADQWHLENRGQGGGTPGEDVNVTSVWDSGNKGEGIVIAVVDDGLDVDHEDLYYAIYPNLNYNYLTNGTNVTLGSHGTSVAGVLAARDMNDSGGRGVAPCACLACYNLLQAINSANEFDAMIRNNNNIHISNNSWGPPDYTGQLIPADSSWLAGIAEGLGTGRDGKGIIYLWAAGNGGKPTSSPSNEIDNSNYDGYANSYGVMAIGALADNGERAYYSEKGANLWVCTYSSGGASGITTTDITGEEGYDPGDYTDTFGGTSSATPLAAGVVALMLNTNPNLSWRDVRLILAKTAKKVDASDTDWTTNGGGYNINHKYGFGGIDAEAAVNMTKSWTNIPDQSTYSTPSKSVNITIPDNNSTGISDTISISSGIDFIKIEYVSIEVTIDHSYSGDLEIILTSPSGTDSVLSEKHICYEISDQSATQTRCSYFNDAASFTFGSARHLDESPIGVWTLNIKDLQQADTGSLIDWSMKFYGRE
- a CDS encoding acyl-CoA dehydrogenase family protein; its protein translation is MIGMELPEKMLQLKANMQSIAKDLFRPIAIKYDEAEHEYPKELEVLRRTQSRVRRPQKKDNEKEKGDRPKEEGLGRRMREAISIEELAWGDVGLMMSIPNAAPGNPALIALASDKQLERFGNKWTAFSITEPGTGSDSGSISTTAKLDGDEWVLNGEKIFVTAADRCDNAIIWATVDSKAGKAGVKSFVIEKGTPGFELAKLEKKMGLRASDTGSFTLTDCRIPRDNILGSAEVKKRSTEGFKGVMKSFDNVRPAVGIMATGISRAAVDFTREKMEENGFVLDYSKNVNNVSSKEKEFYLMEATVDVMRLLSWRAFWMADNGMPNSLEASMCKAKGGRSATIITQKCCEIIGPLAFSQNELAEKWMRDAKVLDIFEGTGQIQHLIIARHILGLSSNELI
- a CDS encoding NlpC/P60 family protein, with translation MLIKKYTLPTVLILLFVVDLYADTLDSTLKQDFTAQQTIKIRFEVNKRLYSFKAGRFRLEKIKKNRDKINRITQRIIPWAIMEHLEPAEVARIIVYMYHADEAGASFQDAEDLIPLIAQRDIPLKDFILMVQYNRETKKAQIPEEIRQSFLGKTVLLKWDGVSTLTGGRGLVLARNSKLNINKTASLLLKRLPPNGAKISSENLVSIIEDIIGQSVKEKKSQEIMHNLSKAHNVVNSQVSSPKMLKDIIDHTYHAEHNIQHISNISIPNDPKVNKKIDREKGIIPELEDKYSKPSYKNWKILNRKKLYQTIKPWIGTPYKFGEKKGRGGIDCSGFTRIILIDKKIGVPSDKIPHGTAKQSRSGVLVKRKSLREGDLVFFSASPNRSKITHVGLVTSAKTFSHASSSRGVINDNLSAKWWRKRFVKGRRLFIEVAD